Within Myxococcales bacterium, the genomic segment CAGCCCAGAGCATCTGTGGTGTGGGGTCCGAAGCGGGCATCATGATGCGGCATCACGTGCATCAACGTGACTTGGCTATCGAACGTGTCCGAAAGGGACAACGCATATTGGATGCAAATGGCAGAGTCTGTCGAACCGTCAAGGCACACGAGGATGTGCTGGATCCCGTGCCTCGGACTCAGAACGCGTCCGCCGGAGCGCGGTTTTCGCTCCTTAGTAGGAATGACTTGTTTTTCTGTTTGCATGTGGGGACCTCTCACGTTGGTGTGTGCCTTCCGAGTTGGGCAGCTCGGCGGAAAAGGCCCTGAGGGCCATAGGCATGTCTTCACCTTTAGTCCGGCACCGAGCAGGCCGCAAGCCATCGCCGTTAACGTGCGCTCTTCATGGGCAATTTTTGTTCTGAACCCGCAACATCGAGACGATTTCTGCCGACGTGACCGGCTCTGCGGTCACTACAGCCCTTCTCGCAGTGTGTCGTCCACGATCGCCTGAGCTTCTTCTAGAATGCGACGCAGATGTGTTTCATCCCGGAAACTCTCCGCATAGATCTTGTAGACGTCTTCCGTGCCCGACGGTCGTGCCGCAAACCAGCCATCTTCTGACACAACCTTCATGCCACCAATCGGCGCCCCATTGCTCGGGGCATGGGTGAGAATGGTCTGAATTGGACGGCCGGCCAGCTCGGTAGACCTCACCTGCGCAGGTGTGAGTCGTCCCAGTATTGCTTTCTGCGTGGCGGTGGCCTTCGCCTCGACGCGTTGATAGAACGTCTCGCCAAACTCGCGCACGAGGCCCCGGTAGAGCTCTGCCGGATCGCTTCCCGTTCGCGCAGTGATTTCCGCCGAAAGGAGTGCAGGGACGATGCCATCCTTATCGGTGGTCCAAACGCTGCCATCTTTGCGTGCGAAAGACGCGCCCGCACTTTCTTCCCCTGCAAACGCCAGCGAACCGTCAAGAAGGCCCGCCACGAACCACTTGAAGCCCACGGGTACTTCGTAGAGGGTTCGGCCGAGCTTCGCCGCAACGCGATCGATCATCTGGCTGCTGACAATGGTCTTTCCCGCCGCCGCCGCCTCGTTCCATCCTGGCCGATGTTGGAAAAGGTAGTGGATGGCAACAGAGAGGTAGTGATTGGACGGCATCAGTCCCGCAGTTCGCGTGACAATTCCATGGCGGTCGTGATCCGTATCGCAGGCAAATGCAATGTCGAACGGACGCTCGATGCCGATCAGACGCTGCATGGCGAACGTAGACGAAGGGTCCATGCGGATCTGGCCGTCCCAGTCAGCCGTCATGAACGAAAACGTTGGATCAATAGTCTCGTCGAGAACGGCCAGGTCGATCCGGTAGCGTTCGGCAATGCGCCCCCAGTAGTGCACTCCGGCGCCGCCGAGAGGATCGACTAACAGGCTGAGCTTTGAGCTGCGGATCACGTCCATGTCGAGCACGTTGGCGAGGTCGTTGACGTAGGCGCTCAGATAGTCGTGCCGATGTGTCGTCGCGGCATGCACTGCCTTCTCGTACCGAACCCTTCTGATACCCTCAAGGCCAGCCTCAAGCACCTCGTTCGCTCGTGCTTCAATCCAGCTCGTGATTTCCGCCTCGGCGGGCCCCCCGTTGGGCGGGTTGTACTTGAAGCCACCGTCATGAGGGGGATTGTGTGAAGGCGTAATGACTATGCCGTCGGCGAGTCCTGTCTCGCGCCCGCGGTTGTGGGTGAGAATCGCGTGAGAGATGGCGGGCGTGGGAGTGAACTCATCGCCTTGCGCAAGCATCACGTTTACATCGTTCGCGGCCAGTACTTCAAGCGCGCTTGCCAACGCGGGAATAGAGAGGGCGTGAGTGTCTATGCCCAGAAACAGGGGGCCATCGATCTGGCTCCGCTTCCGGTAGAGACAGATAGCGTGACTGATAGCGAGAATGTGCCGTTCGTTGAATGTCCTCTTCAGCGAAGAACCACGATGACCCGACGTCCCGAAGTCGACGCGTTCCCTCGCCACGGAAGGGTCGGGCACCTCGGTGTAGTAAGCAGTGATGAGTTTGGGCACGTTGAGGAGCGTCGAGGGGTCTGCCGGCATGCCGGCAAGCGGGCTTACTTTCATGAGGTGGCACGCTTTCGATGCGCTTTCGGTGCGATCAGGATGACGCCGTGCATACCACGCAGTCTATGGCCTTCTGAAAGGCAAGCAAGCTACGCGATGCGCGAAGGGGTCACTGGCTTATGCCAAAGCTTACTGAAATGCGACGCTCGTAAGAGACCGGGGGCGTGCTGAGACAGTATTGGGCAGGATGACAGCACGAAAAAACCCTGATAGGCTTCTCTCGTAGACCAGGCGTGTTGATGAACAACGGAGCAGTGCCGGCTTGCCGCGTTCGTCGGTGTAACGACAGACCGCTGAACGCCAACGGCGAGTTTGTCCTGTACTGGATGATCGCCAACCGTAGGCCGCATTGGAACTTCGCGCTCGATCGCGCGATTGAACATGCGGTGGGGCTTTCTAAGCCGATCATCGTCCTTGAGCCGCTTCGGGTGGATTACCCGTGGGCCAGCGATCGCTTGCATCGGTTCGTCATGGACGGGATGCTAGAGCATGCGCGGCACTTTCGCGGCACCAAGGTCCGTTACTATCCTTATGTGGAGCCAAGCCCCGGCGCGGGCGCCGGGCTCCTATCGGCGCTTGCCGACCGGGCCTGTATTGTCATTACTGACGAGTTTCCGGCGTTTTTCTTGCCAAAAATGGTAGCTTCCGCGTCAAAACATGTCAATTGTGGCATGGAGCAGGTGGACTCAAATGGACTTCTGCCCATCCATAAGACGGATCGCGCCTTTGGAACCGCTCATGCGTTTCGACGATTTTTGCAGCAGGAGCTGCCCCGATGCCTCGCTGTATTTCCGCGAGCGATGCCGCTTGCCCACGCAGACCTACCGATCCATGGCGGCCTACCGGCCGATATCGTGGAACGCTGGCCCTTGGCGGATCCCGAGTGGCTCGATCAATCGCGGCACGCCGAGCGAACACTACCGATTGATCACGGCGTGAGCGCTGTGCAAGACCAGGGCGGCTTCGAGCAGGCAGAAAGGCACGCGCTGAACTTTTTAAGTCGTCGGTTACACTCTTACGCTGAGGAGCGGCACCACCCCGATAGCGACGCATCGAGTAAATTATCGCCGTGGTTGCACTTTGGGCACATCTCGACGCATTTCATCTTTTCGGAGCTTGCGGCCGATGCGGGGTGGGATAGCGCACAACTTTCGAATAAGCCGACGGGGGCGCGCTCAGGATGGTGGCACATGGATGAGAACCGAGAAGCTTTTCTGGATCAGATCGTCACATGGCGAGAGCTTGGATTCAACATGTGTGCGCAGAGAGACGATTTCGACAGCTATCAGTCGCTGCCTGCCTGGGCGCTTCGTACGCTCGGTGAGCACGCGCGGGACAAACGGCCCTACATCGCGTCGTACGAGCAGCTTGAGCGCGGGCAGACCCCCGACGGGTTATGGAACGCCGCTCAAACTCAGCTTCGCAAGGAGGGCCGTATTCACAACTATCTGCGGATGCTTTGGGGCAAAAAAATCTTAGAGTGGAGCGAGTCGCCCGAGGAGGCCCTGAAAGCCATGATAGAGCTCAACAACAAATACGCCGTCGATGGTCGTGACCCGAACTCTTACTCGGGCATCTTTTGGGTGTTGGGCCGCTACGATCGGCCGTGGGGGCCTGAACGCCCTATCTTTGGGAAGATCCGATACATGACTTCGGGATCTGCGCGCCGCAAGCTACAACTCGAAGATTACTTGAGCCGCTATGGTTCCGATTAGCGTATACTGGGGGCACATTCAGTATGCAATGTAAGCGCTGTGAACAAGAGGTTGACGAGCTATACGCGATTTCAGCAGCCGGGAAGCGCCTGAAAATCTGTGAAGAGTGTATCGAGCGCCTTCAAGAAGAAGGAGAGATCACAGATGCTGCACTGGATGCTATGCGCGAAATGATGGGCTATCGAGGGTCCTTCTAGCCAACGTTTGGGACGGTGCATGTCGTGATGAGCAGGAGCAGGAGGCAGGCGCTTGTGTAACGGGGTCTCATCAGAGCTTTCCGCAATAGCCGCCTCCGGCGGGGCAGGCAAAACCATCGGGGCAATGTGCACCCGCATTGCAGGCGTAGGTGCAGACCTTTGGTCCAGCGCCAGGTATGGGCTCGCACAGGCCATCATCGAGGTCTGACACGCCACAGTCGCTATCTATTGAGCAGGGTTTGGGGACATCCCCGGTCAAATCCAGCACCGCACGACACGTCGTTAGGGGCTCGGCCACCCCGCAGAAGATCTTGCCTGTGACGCCCGAGAGGGTCGTGCGGGCAAGGGCACTGCTGTAGGGTTTAGAACACTCCAGATCTGCATCCTTTAGGCAATGGCCGCCGAGTTGGGTGACGGGGCCGCCTTCGGGGCTAAACTGCATGGGGACGCACAAGAGGGTTTCTGCGCACTCGCTATCGGCTTTACAGGGAGAGCACGTCTGGACAGTGCCCCTGGGGGTGCTGGTGCAGGTGTGGGTCGCGGGGTCACAGGCGTTGAGGCCGCAGGTAACAGCCTCAGTCTCGACCGTGCACTCAAGGCACGTGCCAGTCTCCGCATCGCAAACGGGCAGGCTGGCATCGGTGCACTCACACGGGACGCAGGCGTGAGAGACGGCGTTACAGTAAGGGCGCTCGGGGATGTGGTCACAGTCCGCATCATGCTGACATGCGGCGCATACATGCAGCTCTGGGTCGCACACAGGGGCTTCGTTATTGGTGCACTCGGTGTTCTTCAGACAGGCGACGCACTGGCCTAGGGGCTCATCACAGTAGGGCGCTTCTCGATCATCCGCGCAGTGCGCACTCTGCAAACACGCCACACATGTCTTGAGGGTAAGGTGGCAATAGGGAAGCTCGCCTTCGCAACGCTTCCCGCACGGCCCGTCTTTATCGACGGTGCATGTCGTGATGAGCAGGAGCAGGAGGCAGGCGCTTGTGTAACGGGGTCTCATCAGAGCTTTCCGCAATAGCCGCCTCCGGCGGGGCAGGCAAAACCATCGGGGCAATGTGCACCCGCATTGCAGGCGTAGGTGCAGACCTTTGGTCCAGCGCCAGGTATGGGCTCGCACAGGCCATCATCGAGGTCTGACACGCCACAGTCGCTATCTATTGAGCAGGGTTTGGGGACATCCCCGGTCAAATCCAGCACCGCACGACACGTCGTTAGGGGCTCGGCCACCCCGCAGAAGATCTTGCCTGTGACGCCCGAGAGGGTCGTGCGGGCAAGGGCACTGCTGTAGGGTTTAGAACACTCCAGATCTGCATCCTTTAGGCAATGGCCGCCGAGTTGGGTGACGGGGCCGCCTTCGGGGCTAAACTGCATGGGGACGCACAAGAGGGTTTCTGCGCACTCGCTATCGGCTTTACAGGGAGAGCACGTCTGGACAGTGCCCCTGGGGGTGCTGGTGCAGGTGTGGGTCGCGGGGTCACAGGCGTTGAGGCCGCAGGCAGTGGCCTCCGTCTGTATGGTGCAGGCCACGCAGGTGCCATCCTCGCATATACCCAGTCCCAGGTGCGCGCATTGTCCGTCGTCCGTGCAAGGTTGGCAGGTGTGGTCTGGGTCGCACACAGGGGCTTCGTTATTGGTGCACTCGGTGTTCTTCAGACAGGCGACGCACTGGCCTAGGGGCTCATCACAGTAGGGCGCTTCTCGATCATCCGCGCAGTGCGCACTCTGCAAACACGCCACACATGTCTTGAGGGTAAGGTGGCAATAGGGAAGCTCGCCTTCGCAACGCTTCCCGCACGGCCCGTCTTTATCGACGGTGCATGTCGTGATGAGCAGGAGCAGGATGCAGGCGCTTGTGTAACGGGGTCTCATCAGAGCTTTCCGCAATAGCCGCCTCCGGCGGGGCAGGCAAAACCATCGGGGCAATGTGCACCCGCATTGCAGGCGTAGGTGCAGACCTTTGGTCCAGCGCCAGGTATGGGCTCGCACAGGCCATCATCGAGGTCTGACACGCCACAGTCGCTATCCGTGCTACACGCTTTTGGTCCGGTGCCGCCGGTCAAATCCAGCACCGCACGACACGTCGTCAGGGGCTCGGCCACCCCGCAGAAGATCTTGCCTGTGACGCCCGAGAGGGTCGTGCGGGCAAGGGCACTGCTGTAGGGGTTAGAACACTCCAGATCTGCATCCTTTAGGCAATGGCCGCCGAGTTGGGTGACGGGGCCGCCTTCGGGACTAAACTGCATAGGGACGCACAAGAGGGTTTCTGCGCACTCGCTATCGGCTTTACAGGGAGAGCACGTCTGGACAGTGCCCCTGGGGGTGCTGGTGCAGGTGTGGGTCGCGGGGTCACAGGCGTTGAGGCCGCAGGCAGTGGCCTCCGTCTGTATGGTGCAGGCCACGCAGGTGCCATCCTCGCATATACCCAGTCCCAGGTGCGCGCATTGTCCGTCGTCCGTGCAAGGTTGGCAGGTGTGGTCTGGGTCGCACACAGGGGCTTCGTTATTGGTGCACTCGGTGTTCTTCAGACAGGCGACGCACTGGCCTAGGGGCTCATCACAGTAGGGCGCTTCTCGATCATCCGCGCAGTGCGCACTCTGCAAACACGCCACACATGTCTTGAGGGTAAGGTGGCAATAGGGAAGCTCGCCTTCGCAACGCTTCCCGCACGGCCCGTCTTTATCGACGGTGCATGTCGTGATGAGCAGGAGCAGGATGCAGGCGCTTGTGTAACGGGGTCTCATCAGAGCTTTCCGCAATAGCCGCCTCCGGCGGGGCAGGCAAAACCATCGGGGCAATGTGCACCCGCATTGCAGGCGTAGGTGCAGACCTTTGGTCCAGCGCCAGGTATGGGCTCGCACAGGCCATCATCGAGGTCTGACACGCCACAGTCGCTATCCGTGCTACACGCTTTTGGTCCGGTGCCGCCGGTCAAATCCAGCACCGCACGACACGTCGTCAGGGGCTCGGCCACCCCGCAGAAGATCTTGCCTGTGACGCCCGAGAGGGTCGTGCGGGCAAGGGCACTGCTGTAGGGGTTAGAACACTCCAGATCTGCATCCTTTAGGCAATGGCCGCCGAGTTGGGTGACGGGGCCGCCTTCGGGACTAAACTGCATAGGGACGCACAAGAGGGTTTCTGCGCACTCGCTATCGGCTTTACAGGGAGAGCACGTCTGGACAGTGCCCCTGGGGGTGCTGGTGCAGGTGTGGGTCGCGGGGTCACAGGCGTTGAGGCCGCAGGTAACAGCCTCAGTCTCGACCGTGCACTCAAGGCACGTGCCAGTCTCCGCATCGCAAACGGGCAGGCTGGCATCGGTGCATGCACACGGGACGCAGGCGTGAGAGACGGCGTTACAGTAAGGGCGCTCGGGGATGTGGTCACAGTCCGCATCATGCTGACATGCGGCGCATACATGCAGCTCTGGGTCGCACACAGGGGCTTCGTTATTGGTGCACTCGGTGTTCTTCAGACAGGCGACGCACTGGCCTAGGGGCTCATCACAGTAGGGCGCTTCTCGATCATCCGCGCAGTGCGCACTCTGCAAACACGCCACACATGTCTTGAGGGTAAGGTGGCAATAGGGAAGCTCGCCTTCGCAACGCTTCCCGCACGGCCCGTCTTTATCGACGGTGCATGTCGTGATGAGCAGGAGCAGGATGCAGGCGCTTGTGTAACGGGGTCTCATCAGAGCTTTCCGCAATAGCCGCCTCCGGCGGGGCAGGCAAAACCATCGGGGCAATGTGCACCCGCATTGCAGGCGTAGGTGCAGCCGCCGACGTTCGGGGTATTGCAGATGCCATCATCGAGGTCTGACACGCCACAGTCGCTATCCGTGCTACACGCTTTTGGTCCGGTGCCGCCGGTCAAATCCAGCACCGCACGACACGTCGTCAGGGGCTCGGCCACCCCGCAGAAGATCTTGCCTGTGACGCCCGAGAGGGTCGTGCGGGCAAGGGCACTGCTGTAGGGGTTTTCGCAACCGTCGTCTGTGGGCTTCTCGCTTAGGCAATGGCCGCCGAGTTGGGTGACGGGGCCGCCTTCGGGGCTAAACTGCATGGGGACGCACAAGAGGGTTTCTGCGCACTCGCTATCGGCTTTACAGGGAGAGCACGTCTGGACAGTGCCCCTGGGGGTGCTGGTGCAGGTGTGGGTCGCGGGGTCACAGGCGTTGAGGCCGCAGGCAGTGGCCTCCGTCTGTATGGTGCAGGCCACGCAGGTGCCATCCTCGCATATACCCAGTCCCAGGTGCGCGCATTGTCCGTCGTCCGTGCAAGGTTGGCAGGTGTGGTCTGGGTCGCACACAGGGGCTTCGTTATTGGTGCACTCGGTGTTCTTCAGACAGGCGACGCACTGGCCTAGGGGCTCATCACAGTAGGGCGCTTCTCGATCATCCGCGCAGTGCGCACTCTGCAAACACGCCACACATGTCTTGAGGGTAAGGTGGCAATAGGGAAGCTCGCCTTCGCAACGCTTCCCGCACGGCCCGTCTTTGGGATCGTCCGAGGACGTGAAGCGACACGAACACAGTGCGGCCAACACCATCACCAAAACCATGTTGCACTTATGCGAGCTCGGCATTTAAAACTCCCCCGTAATTTTCAATCCATAATGATGCGCCTGTGGCCGGATGTCTGGCTCGATTGGAAGCGGCTTGGCCAGCAAGAAAAACAATGCGCCTCCCAGGCTCGCGACGCCAGCGCCAAGGGCAAGATAGGCACGGTAATCCATATTTCCGCGAGCGTCGCATAGACCGCTGTCATCGACATCCCCGCTGCACTGCCCGTCGTCCACCGCCGTCCGAACGAAGGAGGTGATGCCCCAGGCGGCAGGCAGCAAGAAGCCCCCCGCAATGACGTAATTCCATGGTGAGGGGGATGAGGCAGAGCGGTCCTGCGAGTCACTGCCCGATGCACCCCAAGGTTTGAGGTGTACGGTCATGCTGTAGCGATGCGAGTCGGTGGAGGCATCCACCACGCGCCCCTCGGCTCGGTAGCCCTGCATTTCGACACGTACTCGGTGTCGTCCGGGAAGCAGCTTTCCTTCCCAGGGCACATCCCCCACTGCGCGGCCATCCACAAGCACGGACGCGCCCACCGGTGTGCCATCCACCCTGAGCGATAAATCGGCCTGAACGGCCAAAAGCGCATCAAAGGCGTGGTCGAGGGCGGTCGCTGTTGCGCGTGACAAATCGCCTGTGCCAATCTCCGCGGCACCTTCGGCGTATGCGCCGTGCGCATCGTAGAGGCCCACGGAGAAGTTGTGTGGCCTGGCTTGGCCCGCCTCATCGGCGCGCGTCCATAGTCGGTTTCTGATCAACAACGCGGCTCCAAGCTCGGTAAGAAGCCGTTTGACACACTCGCCGCGTTCACACGGCTCAGTCTTGTCTTTTCTTGTGCGTGCCGTTTCAGCGGGAATAACACGATAGCCCCGCTTCCTGAGCGTGTCCTTGATCGATTGCTCAATGGTGGCGAGATCTTTGGGCTCGACGGGATGTTCTGAGCGCAACGGAAACAGCGCTGCTATTTTGTCCTGTGCCCGGGCTAAAGGAGCGTCGCTTGTCCCCATTCCCCAAAGCGCCATCGTCAACGCGGCAATCCATAATCGGTGTGTGAGCATATCGTTTTCCTAGTTTCGCATAAGAAATCCAAATGAAAATCCGTGCGCGCTGACTTGTGTGCTGGCCGCGACCTGGGAACTATCGCCCATCACTTCGCGCAAGAGATACGTGACAGGTATTCCCACCAATGGTAGCGAGGTCAACAGAACCATATCACCGAGCCCGGAGTTTATCTTTTCGTGAAAGCACTGCCCGCTCTGGGTGCCCCTGACGGTGCACTCTGACGGCACGAGCGCCGCAATTGTCCCTAATGCTGCGCCGGTGAGACCGATCCCCCCAGCCAGCCATGCCCACCACGGTACGCCAGGCTGGGCAGGCAGCCAAAAATGCCACGACGCGCTGAGCGAGAGTGCGCCCAGGCCGCCAAACAGCCAATGCCAGCCCCGTGTCCCGCCCTCGCCCGAGGCGTCGACATAGTGCTGGCGCAG encodes:
- a CDS encoding alpha-D-glucose phosphate-specific phosphoglucomutase — encoded protein: MKVSPLAGMPADPSTLLNVPKLITAYYTEVPDPSVARERVDFGTSGHRGSSLKRTFNERHILAISHAICLYRKRSQIDGPLFLGIDTHALSIPALASALEVLAANDVNVMLAQGDEFTPTPAISHAILTHNRGRETGLADGIVITPSHNPPHDGGFKYNPPNGGPAEAEITSWIEARANEVLEAGLEGIRRVRYEKAVHAATTHRHDYLSAYVNDLANVLDMDVIRSSKLSLLVDPLGGAGVHYWGRIAERYRIDLAVLDETIDPTFSFMTADWDGQIRMDPSSTFAMQRLIGIERPFDIAFACDTDHDRHGIVTRTAGLMPSNHYLSVAIHYLFQHRPGWNEAAAAGKTIVSSQMIDRVAAKLGRTLYEVPVGFKWFVAGLLDGSLAFAGEESAGASFARKDGSVWTTDKDGIVPALLSAEITARTGSDPAELYRGLVREFGETFYQRVEAKATATQKAILGRLTPAQVRSTELAGRPIQTILTHAPSNGAPIGGMKVVSEDGWFAARPSGTEDVYKIYAESFRDETHLRRILEEAQAIVDDTLREGL
- a CDS encoding deoxyribodipyrimidine photolyase translates to MNNGAVPACRVRRCNDRPLNANGEFVLYWMIANRRPHWNFALDRAIEHAVGLSKPIIVLEPLRVDYPWASDRLHRFVMDGMLEHARHFRGTKVRYYPYVEPSPGAGAGLLSALADRACIVITDEFPAFFLPKMVASASKHVNCGMEQVDSNGLLPIHKTDRAFGTAHAFRRFLQQELPRCLAVFPRAMPLAHADLPIHGGLPADIVERWPLADPEWLDQSRHAERTLPIDHGVSAVQDQGGFEQAERHALNFLSRRLHSYAEERHHPDSDASSKLSPWLHFGHISTHFIFSELAADAGWDSAQLSNKPTGARSGWWHMDENREAFLDQIVTWRELGFNMCAQRDDFDSYQSLPAWALRTLGEHARDKRPYIASYEQLERGQTPDGLWNAAQTQLRKEGRIHNYLRMLWGKKILEWSESPEEALKAMIELNNKYAVDGRDPNSYSGIFWVLGRYDRPWGPERPIFGKIRYMTSGSARRKLQLEDYLSRYGSD
- a CDS encoding PEGA domain-containing protein; this translates as MLTHRLWIAALTMALWGMGTSDAPLARAQDKIAALFPLRSEHPVEPKDLATIEQSIKDTLRKRGYRVIPAETARTRKDKTEPCERGECVKRLLTELGAALLIRNRLWTRADEAGQARPHNFSVGLYDAHGAYAEGAAEIGTGDLSRATATALDHAFDALLAVQADLSLRVDGTPVGASVLVDGRAVGDVPWEGKLLPGRHRVRVEMQGYRAEGRVVDASTDSHRYSMTVHLKPWGASGSDSQDRSASSPSPWNYVIAGGFLLPAAWGITSFVRTAVDDGQCSGDVDDSGLCDARGNMDYRAYLALGAGVASLGGALFFLLAKPLPIEPDIRPQAHHYGLKITGEF